The Herbiconiux sp. SALV-R1 nucleotide sequence CCGCGCAGCCCCTTCACCGTGAGCTGCGACGCGGAGCGCGCGACCACCTCGGGGTCGCTCTTCTCGGGGAACACGGTCTCGAGCTTGCGCCCGACGACCCGCTCCACGATCTGCTGCTCGTTGACCTCGGAGGCCGGGAAGGTGCCGCGCACCTGGCCGTCGCGGAGCACCGTGATGCGGTCGGAGATCTGCTTGACCTCCGGGATGCGGTGGGAGATGTAGACGATGGCGGTGCCGGCCGCGGCGAGCTCGCGCACCTTGACGAACAGCTTCTGCACTTCGTCGAGCGAGAGGTGCTCGGTGGGTTCGTCGAGGATGAGCACCTTGGGGTCGAGCGCGAGCGCCTTGGCGATCTCGACGATGAACCGCTGCTCGACCGAGAGGTCGGCGACCCGGGTCTTCGCGTCGATGCCCATGCCCCACGGGTCGAGGCGCTTCTGCGACCAGGCGACGGCCCGGCGGAGACCGCCGACGCGCCGGTAGCCGACGCCCACCGCCATGTTCTCGGCGACGGTGAGGTCGGGTAGCAGTGCGGGGTCTTGCCGCACGATGCCGAGACCGAGCTCGCGCGCGGCGTCGGGCGACGCGCTCGCGAGCTCGGTGCCGGCGATCGTGACGGTGCCCGAGTCGGGGGCGAGGGCGCCGGAGGCGACCGCCATGAGGGTCGACTTGCCGGCGCCGTTCTCGCCCACGAGGGCGTGCACCTCACCGGCGAGCACCTCGAGGGTGACGTCGGTGAGGGCGCGCACGCCCGGGAAGGTCTTGACGATGCCCTGCAGCTCGAGCACGGGCCCGCCGACCCCGGCCGAAGCCGGGGCCGTCGAGCCGGTGCCCGTGACTGGCGCCGACGAAGCGTCGGGCGCGATCGCGTCGTAGACGGTCATTGCGCGAGGTACCCTCCGTCGATCACCAGCTCCGAGCCGGTGACGAAGCTGGCCTCGTCGGAGGCGAGGAAGACGATGCCGTTGGCGATCTCCCTCGGCTTCCCGGCGCGGCCCATGGGCGTCATCGACACCACGTAGTCGTTGATCTCCGGCGCCTGCGCGTCGGTGAGCGGCGTCTCGATGAACCCGGGATGCACCGAGTTCACCCGCACGTTCTCCTTCGCGTAGGTGATGGCCGCGCTCTTCGACATGTTCCGCACCGCGCCCTTGGTGGCGTGGTAGGCGTGAGCGCCCGACACCGCCACCGAGCCCCAGATCGACGAGATGTTGATGATGGAGCCGCCGCCCTGCGCGATCATGTGCGGCACCACCTCCCGCATCCCCAGCCAGGTGCCGGTCTGGTTCACGGCCACCACCGTGTTCCAGTCGTCGACCGTGAGGTCGTGGAGGGTCTCGTAGGCGATGATGCCGGCGTTGTTCGCCAGCACGTCGACGTGACCGTGCGCGGCGATGACGTCGGCGACGACCCGCTGCCAGTCCTCCTCGCGGGAGACGTCGAGCTGGTGGTACTCGACCCCCTCGGGGAAGGAGGTGTCGGATGCGGCACGACCGGTCGCGATGACCGTCGCCCCCTCCTCGGCGAAGCTCTCGGCGATGGAGCGGCCGATGCCCCGGCCGGCTCCGGTGACGATGGCGACTTTGCCCTCGAGGCGGTTCATGGTGACTCCTTGCTTGTCGTATGGGTCGCTGCTGGCGAACGGATGCGGAACCGAGCCGCTACTGGAAGAGCTTCTTCAGCGAGTCGACGCTGAGGCCCGACGAGAGGATGGCGTCCGGCGGCAGGTCGGCCTCGCACTTGGGCTGCTTGGCCGGGTCGGTCGAGTCTTCGATGATCTCGAGGTTGTAGGTCGACGGCTCGTCGTTCGGCAGGCCGTTCGCGGCGGCGAGACCCTTGTGCAGCGCTGCGGTGACGACCCAGTTGCGGCTCGACTCCGTGGCGATCTGGTAGGTCGGCTGCGAGTCCTTGTACTGGTACCAGAGGCAGGCGAACTCGTTCGAGTCGTTCGCCGACCACACCGGCAGGGGCTTGCCCGCGGCCTCGAAGGCGCGGATGCCGCCGACGGAGCCTCCGCCGTAGTCGGCCACGATGCCGTCGATGTCGCCGTACTTCGTGATGAGACCGGCGACCACCTGCTGGGTCTTGCCGGGCTCCCAGTCGGTGGAGACCGGGCCGTCCTCGTTGAGGAGCGTGATGTCGGGGTTCTCCTTCACGGCCTCCAGCACGCCGTCGTAGACGGCCTGCGAGTAGGAGTTGCCGGCGATGCCGCCGAGCATGACCAGGTTGCCCTTGCCGCCCATCTTCTCGATGGTCCAGGCCGCGAGGTTCTTGCCGTAGGTGTTGATGTCCTCCGACACGAAGTCGACGTAGTCGGTGCCGGGCGTGCCGCCGGGGGAGCCGACGAACGGCACCACCTTGACGCCCGCATCCGTCGCTTTCTGGATGGTGGGCAGCAGCGCCTCACCGCCGTCGACGAAGGTGACGATGACGTCGACGCCCTGGGCGACGAGCGAGTTCATGTCGCTGATGGCCTTCTGGGTGTCGCCCTGCGCATCCGTGTAGAGGACTTTCTTGATGTTGGGGCACTTGGCGGCCTCTTCTTCGAAGATGGCGCGGGTGATCTTGCGCCAGGAGTTGCCGCCGAAGCCGTCGGCGAGGGCGACGGTGAGGTCTTTGTCGCCGCAGAAGTTCGAGATGTCCTGAATGTCGCCCTGTACGCCGACGGTGCCCACGGTGACCTCGGATGCGGTGGCCGAGTCGGTGGAGGAGCCGGAACCGGCGTCGGAACCGTCGGAGGAGAGCGAACCGGTGGAACAGCCGGCCAGTGCCAGCAGGGTCACCGCACCGAGTGCGATGAGCGGTGTCTTCTTGGTGAACATGGGTGTCAGTCCTCGTTTCTCGTCGTTGAGCAGGGGCTCGGCATTGCTGCGTGAGAAGAAGTCTCCGGGCTGACCGAGACGCCGAACGGGTCACCCTGAGACGGCAGTGCGTCTTTTTGAGACAAGCGTTTCGGGCGCCCCCCGGCCGCGTTCATCCTGGTGTCGTCCCCGACGATGAGGAGAACGCATGTCAGCGAATCAGCCGACCGACCTGCTGGGTGAGATCTACGCGCAGTGGACGGTGGAGTTCCAGGCCAACCCCGAGATGTCCCTCCAGCTCATGCGCTGGGTGTTCGAGGACTGGCAGCGGGCGACCACCGAGCCGGAGGGCGTGACCTACCGCTCGACGACGATCGGCGGCGTGCCGGGCCTCGAGGTGCTGCCGCTCGACGCCGACACCTCGAAGACGCTGCTGTTCCTGCACGGAGGCGGCTTCGCGCTCGGCTCCTCGGCCAGCCACCGCAAGCTCGCCGGCCACATCGCGAAGGCGTGCGGAGCGAAGGGCTTCGTGCTCGACTTCCGGCTCGCACCCGAGCATCCGTACCCCGCGCAGCTCGACGACACCACTGCGGTGTTCGACGCGCTGCTCGAGTCGGGGGTCGCGCCCGGCGACATCGCGTTCGTCGGCGACAGCGCGGGCGCCTCCATCGCCATCGCCACGACACTCCGCCTGCGCGACCAGGGGCGGCCGCTGCCCGGCGCCGTCATCACGGTCTCGCCCTGGGTCGACATGGAGAACTCGGGAGAGACCATCGAGACGAACGACGACACCGACTTCCTCATCGCCCGCGAGGGCCTGCAGGGCAACATCGACCGGTACCTCTCGGGCGGGGCGTCGCCCACCGACCCGCTGGTGAACCCGCTCTACGCCGACTTCACGGGCTTCCCGCCCCTCTACATCGCGGCCTCCGACACGGAGTCGCTCTTCCACGACGCGCAGCGGCTGGATGCGCGGGCTCGCGTCGCCGGGGTCGACGTCACCTTCGACATCGGTGAGGGCCAGCAGCACGTGTACCCGCTGCAGGCCGGGAACCACGGGCCCGCCGACGAGTCGATCGAGGCGATCGCCGCCTGGTATCGCGCCCACTGAAACCGAGCATCCGCTCATCCGAACCCGAGCATCCGCTCACCGCACGTCACTTCGTCGCACCACCTGAGCACCACCTGAAAGGAACACCGACATGACCGACACCACCCGTGACTACGATGCCGTGGTCATCGGGGCCGGCTTCTCCGGCCTCGCCCTCCTCCACCACCTGCGCGAGATCGGGCTGAAGACGCTCGTCGTCGACGGCGAAGACGGCATCGGCGGCACCTGGTGGGTGAACCGCTACCCGGGCGTGCGCACCGACAGCGAGTTCAGCTACTACTCCTTCTCGTTCTCGAAGGAGGTGCGCGAGGAGTGGACCTGGACGCAGCGCTACCCCGCCGGTGCCGAGGTGCTCTCGTACCTCAACTTCGTGGCCGACCGTCTCGACCTTCGGAAGGACATCAGGCTGAACGCCCGGGTCGACTCGGCAGAGTACGACGAGGACGCGAACCTGTGGACGGTGTCGTTCGCCGACGGATCGACGCTCACCACGAAGTACCTGGTGAGCGGCATGGGCGTGCTGTCGCAGGCGATCTACCCCGACATCCCCGGCATCGACACCTTCCGGGGCGAGAAATACCACACCGCGCACTGGCCGCGCGAGGGCGTCGACCTCTCGGGCAAGAAGGTGGGCCTCATCGGGCTCGGCGCCTCCGGCATCCAGATCGTCCCCGTCATCGCCCCCGAGGTCGACGAGTTCTTCGTCTTCCAACGCACCCCGAACTTCATCGTCGAGACCAACAACGACGCGGTCTCCACCGAGGAGATGCAGTACACGCGCGAGCACTACGACGAGATCTACGCGAAAGCCGCCGCGCATCCGTTCGGCGTGGCCATGGAGCCGGCGGAGTTCTCGGCCCTCGAAGTCTCCGATGAGAAGCGCCGGGAGATCTTCGAGTCGAAGTGGAACGAGGGCGGGTTCCACTTCGCCAACGAGTGCTTCAACGACCTCGCCACGAACCACGAGGCGTCGGAGCTGGCGTCGGAGTTCATTCGCTCGAAGATCCGCGAGATCGTGAAGGACCCCGCTACCGCTGAACTGCTGTCGCCGACGACCTACTCGTTCAACGGCAAGCGCGTGCCCACCGGGCACGGGTACTACAACACCTTCAACCTGCCGCACGTGCACCTCATCGACACCGAGTCGGTGCCGATCACGGAGATCACGCCTCGTGGCGTCAAGGTGGGCGACACCGAGTACGAGCTCGACGTCATCATCTTCGCCACCGGCTTCGACGCCATGACCGGAACGCTCACGAACATCGACATCAAAGGCCGCGGCGGGCGCACCCTGCGTGAGAAGTGGCAGGAGGACGGCCTCAAGTCGAACCTCGGCATCAACGCCAACGGGTTCCCGAACTTCTTCATGTCGCTCGGGCCGCAGACGCCGTACTCGAACCTCGTCGTGCCGATCCAGCTCGGCGCGCAGTGGCTGCAGCGGGCGCTGGCCTGGGCTGAGTCGAACGGTGTCGAGCGGTTCGAGGCCACGCCCGAGTCGGAGGAGTGGTGGGCCGCCGAGGCCGAGCGCACGGGCAAGGCGACGGTGATGTACTCGGAGGGGAAGAAGGCGAAGGCCTGGTTCCTGGGCGAGAACGTACCCGGGAAGGCCGAGGAGTTCCAGGTGTACATGGGTGGCGGGCAGGTGTACCAGCAGCACTGCAAGGAGCTCGAGGAGTCGGGCTACGCGTCGCTGCTGTGGGCGCCGGATGCTTCGGAGTCGTCGTCTTCATCGGACGCGGCGGGGTCGTCGGGCTCCTCCTCGGCTTCGCGGGAGACCGCGGGGGCGTCGGCGTGACGGGGCGGCTCGAGGGCAAGGTCGCGCTCATCACCGGGGGTGCCTCCGGCATGGGCGCGGCCACGGCCGAGCTCTTCGCCGCCGAGGGCGCCTCGGTGGCGGTGACCGACTTCAACGCCTCACTCGGGGAGTCGGTGGTGTCGTCGATCACGTCTGCGGGCGGTGTCGCCGAGTTCTACGAGATGGACGTGTCTCGGGAGGCGAGTGTCGCATCCGCCGTCTCCTCTGCGGTCGACCGCTTCGGCGGGCTCGACGTGCTGGTGAACTGCGCCGGCATCATCGGCGTCGACAAGCCCACGCACGAGGTGACCGAGGAGGAGTGGGACGCGCTGTTCGCCGTCGACGTGAAGGGCGTGTTCTTCGCCACCAAGCACGCGGTGCCGCACCTCATCGAGCGCGGGGGTGGGTCGATCGTGAACTTCTCGTCGATCTACGGGCTCATCGGCAACGACGAGTTCACCCCCTACCACGTGGCCAAGGGCGCGGTGACGATGCAGACGAAGCAGGATGCGGCGTCGTACGGGCGGTACGGCATCCGCGTGAACTCGGTGCACCCGTCGACCGTGCTCACGCCGCTCGTCGAGGGCATCGCCGCCGAGTACCCGGGCGGGCTGCCCGCGTACGAGGAGATGATGACGGCGAACCAGTCGATCCGCCGCCTCGGCCGGCCCGTGGAGGTGGCGTACGCGGTGCTGTACCTCGCCTCCGACGAGGCCGCGTGGGTGACGGGCGTGAACCTGCCCCTCGACGGCGGGTACACCGCGCGCTGACCCGCGGCTCCATCGAGAGAGCGCGACACGCCCCCTCGGCCCACGCGAGAGAGCACGAAACGCCCCCTCTGCCCACGGGAGGGGGCGTTTTGCGCTCACTCGATGCGCGTCAGGCGGGGCGGCCCGCGGTGGAGTCGCGGATGATGAGCTCGGGGGTGAAGGTGATGTGGCGGTACTCGGTGGGTGGGGAGGGGGCGTCGATCTCGTGGAGGAGGAGGTCGGCGGCGGTGCGGCCCATCTCGCGGGCGGGTTGGCGCACCGAGGAGAGGGGGACGGCAGCGGTCGCCGCGTAGAAGATGTCGTCGTAGCCGATGAGGGCGATGTCGTCGGGCACGCGCACTCCGGCGAAGGTGAGCGCCTGCAGCACGCCGAGCGCCATGAGGTCGTTCGCGGCGAAGATCGCGTCGGGGCGTTCGGATGCGGGTAGTGCCAGCAGGCGCTCCGCCCCGGCTCGTCCGCCCTCGGCGTTCATCGTCTCCTGCTCGAGCACCCGCAGAGTGGCCTCACCCGCCTGCGTGCGCACCGCATCCGCTGCTCCTCGGGCACGCTGCTCGACCTGCAGGATGCTCGCCGGGCCCCCGAGGAAGGCCAGGCGGGTGCGCCCGAGGTCGAGCAGGTGGGTGGCGGCGAGCTCCCCGCCGCGCTGGTCGTCGACCGAGACCGAGCTGAACGAGCGGCCGTGGTCGTGGCGGTCGACGAGCACGACGGGCGACCCGCGTTCGCGGAGGCGCATGAGGCGCCCGTGCACCTGGCCGACGGGGGTGATGAGGAGGCCGGCGACGCGTTGCTCCTCGAAGAGGTCGAGGTAGGCGAGCTCGCGGTCGAGGGCGTCGCCGCTGTTGCCGAGCACGAGGGGGCGGCCGAGCGGCGCGAGGGTGTCTTCGGCGCCGCGGGCGACATCGGTGAAGAACGGGTTGGCGACGTCGAGCACCATGAACCCGACGGTGCGGCTGCGGCCCATGCGCAGCTGCCGGGCGGCGTCGTTGCGCACGAAGCCGAGCTTGTCGATGGCGTCGAGCACGCGACGTTCGGTGTCGGGCGCGACGGGCTTCGAGCGGTTGAGCACGTTCGAGACCGTGCCCACCGACACCTTGGCGAGGGCGGCGACGTCGCGCACGTTGGCGGTGGCCATCACGCCCCCTCTCGATGCTGGACGGTCGCGTTCCTTGAACGTTTCACCAGGATATCGGGCGGGCCGGATGCTTCGTGCTTGACGATCGGCGCGGGCATCACGTACTCTCGGCAGGCAAGCGGTAAAACGATTCAATGACACCGAGGTCAACAGGAGGAACCGGTGAGCGAGCGCGTGTGCTTCCAACTTCAGGTCAAGCCCGACCGCCTCGAGGAGTACACCGCGCGGCACGCCGCGATCTGGCCCGAGATGGCCACGGCCCTCAAGGAATCGGGCTGGAACAACTACTCCCTCTTCCTCCGTCCCGACGGCCTGCTCATCGGCTACTTCGAGACGGCGTCGCTCGAGGCCGCGCAGGCCGCCATGGGCGAGACCGAGGTCAACGCCCGATGGCAGGCCGAGATGGGGGAGTTCTTCGTCGAGCTCGACGGGGCGCCCGACACCGGCTTTCTGCGGTTGACCGAGGTGTTCCACCTCGAAGACCAGTTGCCCGCATCCGACATCTGAACCACCCTCCCCGACGAAACGAGAACATCATGGTGACCTTCACCGACATCGCCGCCGACCTCGAGCGGCAGGCCATCGAGCTGCCCTCCTGGGCGTTCGGCAACTCCGGCACGCGCTTCAAGGTGTTCGGCACCCCCGGCACGCCGCGCACGCCCGAGGAGAAGATCGCCGACGCCGCGCAGGTGAACAAGTACTCCGGGCTCGCGCCCAAGGTGGCCATCCACATCCCGTGGGACAAGGTCGACGACTACGCGGCCCTCCGCGCCTTCGCGAACGACCAGGGCGTCGAGCTCGGCACGGTGAACTCGAACACCTTCCAGAGCGACGTCTACAAGTTCGGCTCGCTCACCTCGTCGGATGCCGCGGTGCGCCGGCAGGCCATCGACCACCACCTGGAATGCATCGAGATCATGCACCAGACGGGCTCGCAAGATCTCAAGATCTGGCTCGCCGACGGGACGAACTACCCGGGGCAGGGCGACATCCGGTCGCGGCAGGACTGGCTCGCCGAGTCGCTGCGCGAGATCTACGACGCGCTCGGTGAGTCGCAGCGGCTCGTGCTCGAGTACAAGTTCTTCGAGCCGGCGTTCTACCACACCGACGTTCCCGACTGGGGTACCTCGTTCGCTCACGTCAACGCGCTGGGGCCGAAGGCCCTCACGTGCCTGGATACCGGCCACCACGCGCCGGGTACCAACATCGAGTTCATCGTGGCGCAGCTGCTGCGGCTCGGAAAGCTCGGCTCGTTCGACTTCAACTCGCGGTTCTACGCCGACGACGACCTCATCGTGGGGGCGGCCGACCCGTTCCAGTTGTTCCGCATCCTGTTCGAGGTGGTGCGCGGGGGTGGCTACGACGTGGGCTCGCCCGTCGCGTTCATGCTCGACCAGTGCCACAACGTCGAGGAGAAGATCGTGGGGCAGCTGCGAAGCGTGCTCAACGTGCAGGAGATGACGGCGCGGGCGCTGCTCGTCGACCGCCCCGCCCTGCTCGCCGCGCAGAACGAGAACGACGTGCTGGGGGCGAACGCCATCCTCATGGACGCGTTCTATACCGACGTGCGCCCCGCTCTCGCCTCGTGGCGCGAGTCGCGCGGGCTGCCCGCCGACCCGATCGCCGCGTTCAAGGCCTCGGGCTACCAGGAGAAGATCGTGGCCGAGCGCGCCGACGGCGTGCAGGCCGGCTGGGGCGCGTAGCGCCCGGCCCCCGGTTTCCGCCGTGCGTCGTGGTGGGTGCACGGCGGAATCCCCTTCCCCGCGCCGCGGGCTGCCGCTGGTCACGGCTCGCCCCGCGCTGAGCGCGCGTCGGGTGGCGCGCTCCGGGCGGCGCCTACCGGCTGGCGGATGCGCGGGGTGGGCTGCCGCTGGCGGCGGCTCGGCCCGCGGTGAGCGGCCGCCGCCTCGCCCGCGGGCGGCCGCGTGCGTTCACGCCGCCGCCCGCGCGCTGGTGGCGGCGGCCCGTGTGTGCTGCGGGCTGCGGCCCGCGCGGCGGGTGGGGCGCGCATCCGGTACCGTCTGCGGTAGGTGGAGTGGTGCGCGCGGGTGCGGGCGGAGAGGGGCGGTGGATGGCGGCGGTGATCGGGGCGGAGCGGCGGGAGCTGTTGCTCGGGCGGCTGGAGGAGCACGGGGTGATCCGGCTCGAGGAGGCGGCGGCCGAGCTCGGGGTGTCGACGATGACGGTGCGGCGCGATCTCGAGGCACTCGAGCGCGAGGGTGTCGTGGTGCGGGTGCGCGGGGGAGCCGTGGCCACGGTGAAGGCGCAGTCGTTCGACGAGCGGCAGGCCGTCGACGACCTCGCGAAGAGCGAGATCGCCCGCAAGGCCGCCGACCTGGTGCCGGCGAGCGGCGCCATCGCGCTCGACGCCTCCTCGACGTCGGCGCACCTGCTCGCCCAGGTGCGCAGCGTGACCGACCTCGTCATAGCCACGAACTCCGCCCACAACCATGCCCGCGCCCGATCTGTGCACGGCGCGCGAGCGGTGCTGCTCGGTGGAGAACTCGAACCCCGCACCGACAGCTTCGTGGGCCCGGTGGCCTGCGCCGCCGCCGCCCTGTTCAACTACGACCGCTTCTTCACCTCGGCCTCGGCCGCCGACCTCGAGCGCGGCACCAGCGAGACCATCGTCGAAGAAGGCCAGGTCAAGCGCGAGATGGCCCGAGCCGCCCGTGAGACCGTGCTCCTCATCACCTCCGCCAAGCTCGGCCAGCACGCCACCGCCGCCGGCCTGCCGTGGAGCTCCATCGACATCGTCGTCACCGAGCTCGACCCCGCCGACCCTCTCCTCGACCCCCTCCGCCCCCTCGTCGAACTGCGCTGATCCCGCCGGGAGCCCGGCCGTGCGCATTGACGGCTGCACACACGCCTGTTAGGTTTTGTGAAGTTCACATCAGCTCACACGAACGCAACGGAGCATCCATGACCTCCCCCGCAGCATCCGATCTCATCGCCCGGTCGAATCGCCTCGGATCCGACCCGAAGAACACCAACTACGCCGGCGGCAACACGAGTGCCAAGGGCACCGAGATCGATCCCGTCACCGGCGAGCCCGTCGAGCTGATGTGGGTGAAGGGCTCGGGCGGCGACCTCGGCACCCTCACCGAGGCGGGCCTCGCCGTGCTGCGCGTCGACCGCCTCCGCGCACTCCAGAACGTCTACCCCGGAGTCGACCGCGAAGACGAGATGGTCGCCGCCTTCGACCACACCCTCTTCGGCAAAGGCGGCGCCGCCCCCAGCATCGACACCGCCATGCACGGCCTCGTCGACGCCGCCCACGTCGACCACCTGCACCCCGACTCGGGCATCGCCATCGCCACGGCGGCCGACGGCGAGGAGCTCACCCAGAAGATCTTCGGCGACAAGGTCGTGTGGGTGCCGTGGCGCCGCCCCGGCTTCCAGCTCGGCCTCGACATCGCCGCCATCAAGGCATCGAACCCGGATGCGGTGGGCTGCATCCTGGGCGGCCACGGCATCACCGCGTGGGGAGACACGAGCGAGGAGTCGGAGCGCAACTCGCTCTGGATCATCGACACCGCCGCCGCCTACATCGCCGAGCACGGCCGCACCGAGCCCTTCGGCCCGGCCCTCGACGGCTACGGCGCGCTGCCCGAGGCCGAGCGCCGCGCCAAGGCCGCCGCCCTCGCCCCCACCATCCGCGGCCTCGCCTCGACCGACAAGGCGCAGGTCGGCTCGTTCACCGACGCCGAGGTCGTGCTCGACTTCCTGGCGTCGGCCGAGCATCCGCGTCTCGCCGCCCTCGGCACGAGCTGCCCCGACCACTTCCTGCGCACCAAGGTGAAGCCGCTGGTGCTCGACCTGCCGGCCGACGCATCCGTCGACGACTCGATCGCGCGCCTCAAGGAACTGCACGAGGAGTACCGCGCCGACTACCAGGCCTACTACGACCGGCACGCCGACGCCGACAGCCCCGCGTTGCGCGGTGCCGACCCGGCGATCGTGCTCGTGCCGGGTGTCGGCATGTTCTCGTACGGGGCCAACAAGCAGACGGCGCGGGTCGCCGGCGAGTTCTACATCAACGCCATCAACGTGATGCGCGGGGCCGAGGCGCTGTCGACCTACGCGCCCATCGACGAGGCCGAGAAGTTCCGCATCGAGTACTGGGCGCTCGAGGAGGCGAAGC carries:
- a CDS encoding ABC transporter substrate-binding protein — protein: MFTKKTPLIALGAVTLLALAGCSTGSLSSDGSDAGSGSSTDSATASEVTVGTVGVQGDIQDISNFCGDKDLTVALADGFGGNSWRKITRAIFEEEAAKCPNIKKVLYTDAQGDTQKAISDMNSLVAQGVDVIVTFVDGGEALLPTIQKATDAGVKVVPFVGSPGGTPGTDYVDFVSEDINTYGKNLAAWTIEKMGGKGNLVMLGGIAGNSYSQAVYDGVLEAVKENPDITLLNEDGPVSTDWEPGKTQQVVAGLITKYGDIDGIVADYGGGSVGGIRAFEAAGKPLPVWSANDSNEFACLWYQYKDSQPTYQIATESSRNWVVTAALHKGLAAANGLPNDEPSTYNLEIIEDSTDPAKQPKCEADLPPDAILSSGLSVDSLKKLFQ
- a CDS encoding NAD(P)/FAD-dependent oxidoreductase: MTDTTRDYDAVVIGAGFSGLALLHHLREIGLKTLVVDGEDGIGGTWWVNRYPGVRTDSEFSYYSFSFSKEVREEWTWTQRYPAGAEVLSYLNFVADRLDLRKDIRLNARVDSAEYDEDANLWTVSFADGSTLTTKYLVSGMGVLSQAIYPDIPGIDTFRGEKYHTAHWPREGVDLSGKKVGLIGLGASGIQIVPVIAPEVDEFFVFQRTPNFIVETNNDAVSTEEMQYTREHYDEIYAKAAAHPFGVAMEPAEFSALEVSDEKRREIFESKWNEGGFHFANECFNDLATNHEASELASEFIRSKIREIVKDPATAELLSPTTYSFNGKRVPTGHGYYNTFNLPHVHLIDTESVPITEITPRGVKVGDTEYELDVIIFATGFDAMTGTLTNIDIKGRGGRTLREKWQEDGLKSNLGINANGFPNFFMSLGPQTPYSNLVVPIQLGAQWLQRALAWAESNGVERFEATPESEEWWAAEAERTGKATVMYSEGKKAKAWFLGENVPGKAEEFQVYMGGGQVYQQHCKELEESGYASLLWAPDASESSSSSDAAGSSGSSSASRETAGASA
- a CDS encoding SDR family NAD(P)-dependent oxidoreductase; amino-acid sequence: MNRLEGKVAIVTGAGRGIGRSIAESFAEEGATVIATGRAASDTSFPEGVEYHQLDVSREEDWQRVVADVIAAHGHVDVLANNAGIIAYETLHDLTVDDWNTVVAVNQTGTWLGMREVVPHMIAQGGGSIINISSIWGSVAVSGAHAYHATKGAVRNMSKSAAITYAKENVRVNSVHPGFIETPLTDAQAPEINDYVVSMTPMGRAGKPREIANGIVFLASDEASFVTGSELVIDGGYLAQ
- a CDS encoding SDR family NAD(P)-dependent oxidoreductase, which codes for MTGRLEGKVALITGGASGMGAATAELFAAEGASVAVTDFNASLGESVVSSITSAGGVAEFYEMDVSREASVASAVSSAVDRFGGLDVLVNCAGIIGVDKPTHEVTEEEWDALFAVDVKGVFFATKHAVPHLIERGGGSIVNFSSIYGLIGNDEFTPYHVAKGAVTMQTKQDAASYGRYGIRVNSVHPSTVLTPLVEGIAAEYPGGLPAYEEMMTANQSIRRLGRPVEVAYAVLYLASDEAAWVTGVNLPLDGGYTAR
- a CDS encoding DeoR/GlpR family DNA-binding transcription regulator codes for the protein MAAVIGAERRELLLGRLEEHGVIRLEEAAAELGVSTMTVRRDLEALEREGVVVRVRGGAVATVKAQSFDERQAVDDLAKSEIARKAADLVPASGAIALDASSTSAHLLAQVRSVTDLVIATNSAHNHARARSVHGARAVLLGGELEPRTDSFVGPVACAAAALFNYDRFFTSASAADLERGTSETIVEEGQVKREMARAARETVLLITSAKLGQHATAAGLPWSSIDIVVTELDPADPLLDPLRPLVELR
- the rhaI gene encoding L-rhamnose isomerase, with protein sequence MVTFTDIAADLERQAIELPSWAFGNSGTRFKVFGTPGTPRTPEEKIADAAQVNKYSGLAPKVAIHIPWDKVDDYAALRAFANDQGVELGTVNSNTFQSDVYKFGSLTSSDAAVRRQAIDHHLECIEIMHQTGSQDLKIWLADGTNYPGQGDIRSRQDWLAESLREIYDALGESQRLVLEYKFFEPAFYHTDVPDWGTSFAHVNALGPKALTCLDTGHHAPGTNIEFIVAQLLRLGKLGSFDFNSRFYADDDLIVGAADPFQLFRILFEVVRGGGYDVGSPVAFMLDQCHNVEEKIVGQLRSVLNVQEMTARALLVDRPALLAAQNENDVLGANAILMDAFYTDVRPALASWRESRGLPADPIAAFKASGYQEKIVAERADGVQAGWGA
- a CDS encoding bifunctional aldolase/short-chain dehydrogenase, coding for MTSPAASDLIARSNRLGSDPKNTNYAGGNTSAKGTEIDPVTGEPVELMWVKGSGGDLGTLTEAGLAVLRVDRLRALQNVYPGVDREDEMVAAFDHTLFGKGGAAPSIDTAMHGLVDAAHVDHLHPDSGIAIATAADGEELTQKIFGDKVVWVPWRRPGFQLGLDIAAIKASNPDAVGCILGGHGITAWGDTSEESERNSLWIIDTAAAYIAEHGRTEPFGPALDGYGALPEAERRAKAAALAPTIRGLASTDKAQVGSFTDAEVVLDFLASAEHPRLAALGTSCPDHFLRTKVKPLVLDLPADASVDDSIARLKELHEEYRADYQAYYDRHADADSPALRGADPAIVLVPGVGMFSYGANKQTARVAGEFYINAINVMRGAEALSTYAPIDEAEKFRIEYWALEEAKLQRMPKPKSHATRIALVTGAASGIGKAIATRLAAEGACVVIADLDLEKAQAAAAELGGTDVAIGVQANVTSEADIEAGIRAALLQFGGLDLVVNNAGLSISKPLLETTEADWDLQHDVMAKGSFLVSKAAARVLIEQDLGGDIVYISSKNSVFAGPNNIAYSATKADQAHQVRLLAAELGEYGVKVNGINPDGVVRGSGIFAGGWGAKRAAVYGVPEEELGAYYAQRTLLKREVLPDHVANAVAVLTGSDLTHTTGLHIPVDAGVAAAFLR
- a CDS encoding L-rhamnose mutarotase, which codes for MSERVCFQLQVKPDRLEEYTARHAAIWPEMATALKESGWNNYSLFLRPDGLLIGYFETASLEAAQAAMGETEVNARWQAEMGEFFVELDGAPDTGFLRLTEVFHLEDQLPASDI
- a CDS encoding substrate-binding domain-containing protein, coding for MATANVRDVAALAKVSVGTVSNVLNRSKPVAPDTERRVLDAIDKLGFVRNDAARQLRMGRSRTVGFMVLDVANPFFTDVARGAEDTLAPLGRPLVLGNSGDALDRELAYLDLFEEQRVAGLLITPVGQVHGRLMRLRERGSPVVLVDRHDHGRSFSSVSVDDQRGGELAATHLLDLGRTRLAFLGGPASILQVEQRARGAADAVRTQAGEATLRVLEQETMNAEGGRAGAERLLALPASERPDAIFAANDLMALGVLQALTFAGVRVPDDIALIGYDDIFYAATAAVPLSSVRQPAREMGRTAADLLLHEIDAPSPPTEYRHITFTPELIIRDSTAGRPA
- a CDS encoding alpha/beta hydrolase is translated as MSANQPTDLLGEIYAQWTVEFQANPEMSLQLMRWVFEDWQRATTEPEGVTYRSTTIGGVPGLEVLPLDADTSKTLLFLHGGGFALGSSASHRKLAGHIAKACGAKGFVLDFRLAPEHPYPAQLDDTTAVFDALLESGVAPGDIAFVGDSAGASIAIATTLRLRDQGRPLPGAVITVSPWVDMENSGETIETNDDTDFLIAREGLQGNIDRYLSGGASPTDPLVNPLYADFTGFPPLYIAASDTESLFHDAQRLDARARVAGVDVTFDIGEGQQHVYPLQAGNHGPADESIEAIAAWYRAH